A genomic window from Labrus bergylta chromosome 7, fLabBer1.1, whole genome shotgun sequence includes:
- the znf143b gene encoding zinc finger protein 143: protein MLLAQINRDSQGMAEFHDADGQPVTLCLTEAVTVADGDQMDTMDTVSLQAVTLADGSTAYIQHDTKAAFSDGQIMDGQVIQLEDGSAAYVQHVSMPKAGGDSLQLEDGQAVQLEDGTTAYIHTPKDTYDHSGLQEVQLEDGSTAYIQHTVHMPQSNTILAIQADGTIADLQAEATAIDPETISVLEQYTTKVENIENPLGSYGRVEADNGVHMRIVLQGQDNRQSRASNVGEKSFRCDYEGCGKLYTTAHHLKVHERSHTGDKPYVCDYPGCGRKFATGYGLKSHSRTHTGEKPYRCQELNCCKSFKTSGDLQKHTRTHTGEKPFKCPVEGCGRSFTTSNIRKVHIRTHTGERPYYCSEPSCGRSFASATNYKNHMRIHTGEKPYVCTVPGCEKRFTEYSSLYKHHVVHTPCKPYNCNHCGKTYKQISTLAMHKRTAHNDTEPIEEEQEAYFEPPTDAIDDPNVSYTAAVVDAEDSGSEQVPVESSEMACHQHVALVTQEDGTQQQVSISDADLQAMGGTITMVTHEGTTITIPAHELTTQGTHSVTMVTTDGSDEQVAIMTPDMAAFQTVEEASYGQEQDDLHPVTLLATSNGTHIAVQLSDQPSLEEAIRIASRIQQGESPGLDD from the exons ATGCTCTTAGCCCAGATAAACCGGGACTCGCAGGGAATGGCTGAGTTTCATGATGCGGACGGGCAGCCGGTTACTCTCTGTCTGACAGAGGCCGTGACTGTGGCAG ACGGAGATCAGATGGACACCATGGACACGGTGAGCCTGCAGGCTGTCACTCTTGCAGATGGATCCACAGCGTACATCCAACATGACACCAAAGCCGCCTTTTCAGACGGACAGATCATGGACGGTCAGGTGATCCAGCTGGAGGACGGCTCTGCTGCCTACGTTCAGCATGTGTCCATGCCTAAAGCAG gaGGAGATAGTTTACAGCTCGAAGACGGACAAGCAGTGCAGCTGGAAGATGGAACAACAGCGTACATTCACACACCCAAAG ATACTTATGACCATAGCGGCCTGCAGGAGGTGCAGCTGGAGGACGGCAGCACCGCCTACATCCAGCACACCGTGCACATGCCCCAGTCCAACACCATCCTGGCCATTCAGGCTGACGGCACCATCGCAGACCTGCAGGCCGAGGCCACAGCCATCGACCCCGAGACCATCAGCGTGCTTGAGCAGTACACCACAAAG GTGGAGAACATTGAAAATCCCTTGGGGTCGTACGGCAGAGTGGAAGCAGACAACGGCGTCCACATGCGG atTGTCTTACAGGGTCAAGACAACAGGCAAAGTCGGGCCTCAAATGTAGGCGAGAAATCTTTCCGCTGTGATTACGAGGGCTGTGGAAAACTCTACACAACTGCACACCATCTCAAG GTACATGAACGCTCCCACACAGGAGACAAACCGTACGTCTGCGATTATCCCGGCTGTGGGAGGAAGTTTGCAACAG GGTATGGACTGAAGAgtcactcacgcacacacacgggGGAGAAGCCATATAGATGTCAAGAGCTGAACTGCTGCAAGTCCTTCAAAACCTCTGGAGACCTTCAAAAGCACACGAGAACCCATACAG GAGAAAAGCCTTTCAAATGCCCGGTCGAAGGCTGCGGCAGGTCGTTTACAACCTCAAACATCCGCAAAGTTCACATCCGAACACACACAGGGGAACGGCCGTACTACTGCTCCGAGCCGAGCTGTGGGCGCTCGTTCGCCAGTGCAACCAACTACAAGAACCATATGAGGATACACACGG GAGAGAAGCCGTACGTGTGTACAGTGCCTGGCTGTGAAAAGCGCTTCACAGAATACTCCAGCCTTTATAAACACCACGTGGTTCACACGCCCTGCAAACCTTACAACTGCAACCATTGTGGGAAAACCTACAAGCAGATCTCAACGCTCGCCATGCACAAACGCACTGCCCACAACGACACAGAGCCCAtcgaggaggagcaggaggcctACTTTGAACCCCCAACAG ATGCCATTGATGACCCAAACGTCAGCTACACAGCAGCGGTGGTTGATGCTGAAGACTCCGGCTCGGAGCAGGTTCCTGTCGAGAGCTCGGAGATGGCTTGTCATCAGCACGTTGCCTTGGTAACGCAAGAGGACGGAACGCAGCAGCAG GTCAGCATCTCAGATGCGGACCTACAAGCCATGGGTGGCACAATCACCATGGTAACCCACGAAGGCACTACCATAACCATCCCGGCCCACGAACTCACCACGCAAGGTACTCACTCTGTCACGATGGTAACGACAGATGGCTCAGATGAACAG GTGGCCATCATGACGCCCGACATGGCCGCCTTTCAAACGGTGGAGGAGGCGAGTTACGGCCAAGAACAGGACGACCTACATCCTGTCACGTTACTGGCCACCTCCAATGGCACTCACATCGCTGTGCAG CTCAGTGATCAGCCGTCGCTGGAGGAAGCCATCAGAATAGCATCAAGGATACAACAAGGAGAGTCGCCGGGCCTCGATGATTGA
- the wee1 gene encoding wee1-like protein kinase, with translation MSSYGRHRHGSPSPKSRPIRQKLQFTSSDGEDDPIEDVNNSTGGESGFTELDSPMPARRDTVDKLLEGGSSPLNQTASGDDDVELWDEESFGSPSHLRSPSSVIFANCSPSPRKMSRLYGASPERSYVQDDGEGSSSPIPDCPDTPPHKTFRNLRLFDTPHTPKSLLSRARGSGPGSSSRRVALFKNVEPSGKSITDSRRQQTPLVNFNPFTPDSLLIQSATQQRNNRKRAHWNDSCGEDMEASDGEGEEEILPPSKRITMMESNMMSRYTSEFLELEKIGCGEFGAVFKCVKRLDGCIYAIKRSKKPLAGSVDEQNALREVYAHAVLGQHPHVVRYYSAWAEDDHMLIQNEYCNGGTLSDVITENYRRLSYLTELELKDLLLQVTRGLKYIHSTSLVHMDIKPSNIFISRKSISSCDECDDDEGLTPSVVYKIGDLGHVTRVNNPQVEEGDSRYLANEVLQENYSNLRKADIFALALTVVSASGAEPLPTNGDKWHEIRQGKLPAIPQVLSQDFLSLLKLMIHPDPSRRPSTSELIKHPVLLTAARMSADQLRVELNAEKFKNALLQKELKKAQQARAAAEEKVLSTDRVLTRSTLQSNPRTNRLIGKKMNRSVSLTIY, from the exons ATGTCGAGCTACGGTCGCCACAGACACGGATCCCCTTCCCCGAAATCTCGACCCATTCGTCAGAAGTTACAGTTCACGTCGAGCGACGGGGAGGACGACCCCATTGAGGACGTTAACAACAGCACAGGGGGAGAGTCTGGATTCACGGAGCTGGATTCCCCGATGCCAGCTCGGAGGGACACCGTGGACAAGCTGCTGGAGGGAGGCAGCAGCCCCCTGAACCAGACCGCCAGCGGGGACGACGACGTGGAGCTTTGGGACGAGGAGAGCTTTGGGTCCCCGTCTCACCTGCGGTCACCGAGCAGTGTTATCTTTGCCAATTGTTCGCCGTCGCCGAGGAAGATGTCCCGGCTGTACGGAGCGTCGCCGGAGCGGTCTTATGTGCAGGACGACGGAGAGGGGTCCAGCTCCCCGATCCCGGACTGTCCCGACACACCTCCACATAAAACCTTCAGAAACCTCCGATTGTTTgatacaccacacacaccaaag agTCTGTTGTCCAGAGCGAGGGGCTCTGGCCCGGGATCCTCCAGCAGGAGAGTCGCCCTGTTCAAGAATGTGGAGCCGTCAGGAAAGTCAATCACAGACAGCCGGAGACAGCAGACCCCGCTGGTCAACTTTAACCCCTTCACGCCGGACTCCCTCCTCATACAGTCGGCCACACAGCagagaaacaacaggaaacggGCGCACTGGAATGA CTCCTGTGGAGAAGACATGGAGGCGAGTGACGgtgagggagaggaagaaataCTGCCCCCATCTAAG AGGATTACCATGATGGAAAGCAACATGATGTCCAGGTACACCTCTGAGTTCCTTGAGCTGGAGAAGATCGGCTGTGGAGAGTTTGGCGCCGTGTTCAAGTGTGTGAAAAGACTCGACGGCTGTATCTACGCCATCAAGAGGTCGAAGAAACCCCTGGCAGGATCAGTGGACGA ACAGAACGCCCTGCGGGAGGTGTACGCCCACGCCGTGCTGGGCCAGCATCCCCATGTGGTGCGCTACTACTCAGCATGGGCCGAGGACGaccacatgctcatacagaacGAGTACTGCAACGGCGGCACGCTGTCGGACGTCATCACAGAAAACTACAGGCGGCTCAGTTACCTGACGGAGCTGGAGCTGAAAGATCTGCTGCTGCAAGTCACACGGGGACTCAAATACATCCACTCAACTTCCCTGGTGCACATGGACATCAAACCCA GTAACATCTTTATTTCCCGTAAATCTATATCGAGCTGTGAtgagtgtgatgatgatgaaggacTGACCCCCAGCGTTGTCTACAAAATAG GTGATCTGGGTCATGTAACACGAGTGAACAACCcgcaggtggaggagggagacagccGATACCTCGCGAATGAAGTTTTACAAGAG AACTACAGCAACTTGAGGAAGGCAGATATCTTCGCTCTTGCTCTGACAGTCGTCAGTGCCTCGGGGGCGGAGCCTCTTCCAACAAACGGAGACAAATGGCACGAGATCCGACAGGGGAAACTCCCCGCCATCCCACAAGTGCTCTCTCAAGATTTCCTCAGTCTTCTCAAG CTGATGATCCATCCTGATCCCAGCAGACGACCATCGACCTCTGAGCTCATCAAACACCCGGTGCTCCTTACAGCTGCCCGGATGAGCGCAGACCAGCTCCGAGTCGAGCTCAACGCTGAGAAGTTCAAGAACGCACTGCTTCAAAA GGAGCTGAAGAAGGCCCAGCAGGCCCGAGCCGCAGCTGAGGAGAAGGTTTTGTCCACAGACCGGGTCCTGACCCGCTCCACACTCCAGTCCAACCCCAGAACCAACAGACTCATTGGCAAGAAGATGAACCGATCGGTCAGCCTCACCATCTACTGA